The sequence GCGCGGAGCGGAGTTGGCCGGATGAGGACTGCGTGAACCGTTGACTAGAAAGCGCTTACCGAATACGTTCCGGTTCATCAGCGTGACCCGCATCCGGTACCGCGAACGCGACACGCGCCAACCAGCTCCGCCCCCGGTCTGCGGTTCCGGCCCCACCCGGAACCGCAGACCGGGACAGCACCCATGAACGCGCTGACACCCGGCGGCCGGTCGGACCTCTTCTTCCCCCATGGAGGTCCGCTCGGGCGCCGGACGCGTGTGTGTCGGGGGGGTGAGGATGTCCTGTCGGGACGTACCGAAGCCCGGCCGGCCCGCCGCGGGACTGTGCGACGGGCCGTACCGCTTCTCTCAGGCGATCTCGACGCTGAGTTGGGAACCCAGTTCCTCGAAACCCAATGCGGCCGCCACGCGCCGGGAGGCGGACGGGCGCGCGCGCCACTGCGGCAGCAACCCGTCGGCGAGGGCGTGCGCGACCGCCGCTGAGCCCGTCACCCGTGCCAGTCCCCGCCCGCGCGCTTCCGGCGCCGTCAGTACAGCGACATGGGCCGTCCGCCTCGGCCAGGCCCGGTATCCCGCGGCGGCAACCACCCGCCCGTGCTCGCGCACCACGAACGCGGGCGACGTCATCTCGTCCAGCGCAGCCTCACCGGCGTCGTCGCGACCGGCCACCTGCTCCAGGCTCCGTACATCCGCATGAGTGGAACCCGGCAGTTGCTCCACCGTCCACGCGCCGGATTCCGCCGGCCGGAATCGCGCGTCGCACACATAGGCCAGCGCAGCCGGTCCGAGCATCCGAGCGACGGGCAGGGCCTCCCGGACCAGGACGCTGTCCACGACGGCCTCCACCGGCAGCCCCCTCAGTGCGTCACGCACGATCCGGGCGGTACGGTCGCTCGGCGCGGTCACGATCGCTGATCCGCCCAGAGCCACCACGCCGACCCAGCCGGCCGGGCACAGCCCGGACCTCGGGGAGACCACCACGTCCACACCGCCCGGCGGGGCGAACGACACCGGCACCCGGGCCAGGTCCTCCCAGAGCCCATGGGCCCGGACCACC is a genomic window of Streptomyces sp. NBC_00414 containing:
- a CDS encoding GNAT family N-acetyltransferase encodes the protein MTMDPLVVRAHGLWEDLARVPVSFAPPGGVDVVVSPRSGLCPAGWVGVVALGGSAIVTAPSDRTARIVRDALRGLPVEAVVDSVLVREALPVARMLGPAALAYVCDARFRPAESGAWTVEQLPGSTHADVRSLEQVAGRDDAGEAALDEMTSPAFVVREHGRVVAAAGYRAWPRRTAHVAVLTAPEARGRGLARVTGSAAVAHALADGLLPQWRARPSASRRVAAALGFEELGSQLSVEIA